DNA sequence from the Electrophorus electricus isolate fEleEle1 chromosome 19, fEleEle1.pri, whole genome shotgun sequence genome:
GAGCTGTGTGTCCAGGTCCCACGCAGGCCCCCTGCTGGACGTGAGGTTGGCCAGCACTCCCCCAGCGAAGTAGCTGACCTCCACCGCTACGGCAGGACTGCTCAGGACGGACACCACGTACTCCAGCAGCTCCTCGTCCAGCAAGGCCCCACGCAAGTCCTCCACCTCTGCCAGGTTGTTCTGCCATGCACAAGCATCTCAGCATCAACCCGCGTTCTGTCTTCTTACGTCACAATGAGGTAAGAATGGCAAAACGCGGAGACGCGGGGTTGTCTATGACTGTGCTCTTCTTTGCGTTGTCACACAGGCAAAGCAGATATCACACAAACGTGCAGCACACAGTCTGGCATGTCGCAGGTGAACAGccaatgtaattttaatttagaaaagtctaaaaacagagaaaaaaaacagaagaaaaggtGCTCGTAGGTGCTCAAGCAGATAAAACAGGGATGAGCAGCATCGTAACGCACAGACTAGCAGGCGACGGCTGAAGAGGCTCGGGTGCCCACACCTGTGGGAATTAAACAGCACTCAGCGGAACGAAGGACAGGCGCAGGTGGGTGACTGAAAGGGGGAGTGCTTGTGAGGTGTGATTGGCTGATTCTTTGGCTGATTGAAAAATGTCCTACTCAATGCTGTGATCTCTGAAAGACGGTTTGGAAAATGACTACATGGATATCTCAGGTTGTGACGGAGTGGGTTGGGCCAATCTTGCTTTGTTTATAACAAATATTTTGCTACctccaaacaaaataaataaatctgcatgCTGAAtctaaatgttttcagaatttctctgtcacacataaacaaaaaaaactaagtaTCCTCATACGTCATTGTGAacagggatgttcctgaggctgAATATAGGCTGTAATCATAccctgtacattttagaagactgtacacactgtacatatgtTAAGtataataacagccttatttatgaataagtaatatatacttaatgTAAAACCTGATTgccctgtcacttaaaaaccatatgtGATAgtaaacaatgcaaaattaGATTTGATTTGGGCATATTCAGCAATGCTAAAACCATGCTGAATTCACTACACACTGTTTCCTGTTCCTGGattcactacacactgcacaaaggTGTGAGGTCTATAATCACACCTGCCATATACAAAcgtaaaacaataaatactcCATGAGCTATAGCTGGTGAAATAGCAAGTGTATAGTAGGTGTAATAGCAAGTGTATAGTAGGTATAATAGCAGGTGTATAGTACATGTTATAGTAGGCGTAATAGCAGGTGTATAGTAGGTGTATAGTATGTGTAATAGCAGgtgtatattatgtgtatattaGGTGTATAGTAGGTGTAATAGCAGGTTTATAGCAGGTGTGTAGCAGGTGTATAGCAGGTGTATAGTAGATGTAATAGCAGGTGTATAGAAGGTGTAATAGCAGGTGTATATTAGGTGTGTAGTAACTAATAGCAGGTGTATAGTAGGTGTAATAGCAGGTGTaataagtttcaagtttggtttatttgtcacatacatagtcatacacagtataactcgcagtgaaatggttgagagtgtatagtgtgtagagtgtaACACGTGTATAGCAGGTGTATAGTAGGTGTAATAGCAGGTGTATAGCAGGTGCATTAGCAGGTGTACAGTAGGTGCAATAGCAGGTGTACAGTAGGTATATAGTAGGTGTAATAGCAGGTGCATATTAGGTGTACAGTAGGTGTAATAGCAGGTGCATATCAGGTGTATAGTAGGTGTAATAGCAGGTGCATATCAGGTGTATAGTAGGTGTAATAGCAGGTCTATATTAGGTGTAATCGCAGGTGTAATAGTGGTTAGCCTCCTCTGGGCTAAATTAGCTTCCAGTACACACTGGCTGTGTGCTAGCAAAATTTACCAGAAGACCCAGAACCTTCTTCTGGGTACTAGGCTCAAAGATGTACGTCTGTGAAAGAGGagggaggaacacacacacacacacacacacacacacacacacacacacacacacacacacacacacgagagagagagactacagtTAAACAGATGAAATATGTAGACTTGAATGTTTCCAGTCATCCAAATATACGGCTGTTATTCTTTTAGTGTGCTTGGACACTTTATAAGAGTGCAtgcatacaggtgtgtgtacaactctgcaaatataaacatatagtgtgcatgtgtgtggctttgtgtctgtgtgtgtatataagtgtgtgggtgtgtgtgtgtgtgtgtgtgtgtgtgtgtgtgtgtgtgtgtgtgtgtttatgcctgTATGTATTcatgcttgtgcttgtgtgtgtgtttaggtgtgtgcgcgtgcatgcatgtgtgtgcgtgcacacacgtgtatacatctgtgtatgtatttatgtgcatgtgtgtgtgtgtgtgagagagagagagagtatgtgtgtgtggtgtgtgtgagagaaagtgtgtgggtgtgagtgaatgcatgtgtatgtgtgtgtgagagtgtgtgtgtgtgtgtgtgtgtgtgtgtgtgtgtgtgtgtgtgtgagagagagaatgtgtgtgtgtgtgtgtgtgtgcacatgagagtgtgtgtgagagagagtatgtgtgtgtgtgtgtgtgtgcatgtgtgagagagagtatgtgtgtgtgtgtgcgtgtgtgagagagcgagagagagtgtgagaatgtgtgtgcgtgcgtgtgtgagagaatgtgtgtgtgtgtgtgtgtgtgagagagagagagaatgtgtgtgagagagaatgtgtgtgtgtgtgtatgtgagagagagagtatgtgagtgtgtgagagagagtatatgtgtgtgagtgtgtgagagtgtgtgtgtgtgtgagagagagagtatgtgtgtgtgtgtgtgtgtgtgtgtgtgcgtgcgtgtgtgtgcgtgcgtgcgtgtgtgtgagagagagaatgtgtgtgtgtgtgtgtgtgtgcacatgagagtgtgtgtgagagagagagtatgtgtgtgtgtgtgtgtgtgtgcatgtgtgagagagagtatgtgtgtgtgtgtgcgtgtgtgagagagcgagagagagtgtgagaatgtgtgtgcgtgcgtgtgagagaatgtgtgtgtgtgtgtgtgtgtgagagagagagaatgtgtgtgagagagaatgtgtgtgtgtgtatgtgagagagagagtatgtgtgtgtgtgagagagagtatatgtgtgtgagtgtgtgagagtgtgtgtgtgtgtgtgtgtgtgtgtgtgagagagagagtatgtgtgtgtgtgtgtgtgtgcgtgcgtgtgtgtgtgcgtgcgtgcgtgtgtgtgtgtgtttggagagtatgtgtgtgtgtgtgtgtgtgtgtgtgtgtgtctgtgtgtttggagagtatgtgtgtgtgtgtgtgtgtgtgtgtgtgtgtgtgtgtgtgtgtgtgtgtgtacctctagCACTTCCATGTAGAGCTCCAGACCCTGGCACTGCAGGAACAGCAGGCATGTGTAGGGCCTTTCGTCCGTGAGGTTCCACAGGGTGGTGAGGGCAAAGTTCAGCACAGAGTCCACAGCCCCCACCGATGCCCTCTGTTGGACAATACTCAGCAGCTGCTGTGGATCGCCAGTTACAAAACCTCTGTCATTTAGGTTTCCTtctttctcagtttctcttCCACCTCATTCATCTAttaatttattagttttttCCAGTTCATCGTTTGATGGTATCAACCATTTTTATATTTGGACTCAAGCACACGTAACCCACAGACTACAAAGTGTCAAACATTCTTAAACTCATAATCCATAGACTACAAAGTGTCAAACACTCTTAAAGAAAcctattaatgaacacagtaagTTTGAATTATgaaggccaaaaaaaaacaaaaacaaatgtaaaacagtCTCCCTCCTGATGCTGGAGTGAATGAAAGACTCCAACAACAAGCGTATGTGTGGATCTTCAGTACTGACCTTTACAATCATCTCATCTCCTCCAAACTGGGCCAACTCCTCCACACCCAACTGCAGAAAGAGAGGCAAGTTTAGATTCTctacttcacaaacacacagtagcTGGGACAACCTTCCAGATTACAGTTACAATAACCATGACACACGTTCACCTATATGATCTTAAGACAGATACACATGTGTATTCTGTGTGATGCAGTATGACCTGTAAGGGAATTTACGACACCTATGTCATTTCTGAGACAGTAACAACTATATCATCAGTGAGAGCAAGACAGTCATCTGTGAGACAGTCAGTACTAGTTGTATGGACTACGAGACAGTCAGTACTAGCTGTATGATCAGTGAGACAGTCAGTACTAGCTGTATGATCAGTGAGACAGTCAGTACTAGCTGTATGATCAGTGAGACAGTCAAATCCTTTGCACTTTTGGCAGAGAAGGCCTGTGCAGTAGAAATGCAGTACTGACAGGCGCACTGCCATAGCAACCGTTACCTTGGACACCAGCAGGGAGACAACCGCTACACATATCCTCTGCAAGGTCTCATTGTCATAGGAGGCGAGACTCATGATGACCTGCCTGGCTGTCTCATACCTGTCAGGGATTATTGAGGAATAAACATTTGGCTCAGGGACGGCACACTGACGTAGTTCAGCACTGACATGTTTCAGTGtgagcagggggaggggatgtggcACACAGCAGGACCCACCTGTTGAACGGGACGACCTGCAGGACATAATCACTACACAGAGAAAACAGGCAGTTCTTCTGtatctaaacacacagactcagtcACTTGCAATGTTCTGCTCTTATTATAATATGCCATGTTATTACCATATGTGAATGtattatgtgtgcatatatggaTGCTTTATTAATGTGtaagtgtattatttatttttaatgtttttttaatgtaactggtATTCACTGGAtaacataatttatttaaattaatttgatttgatatattaGTAGGCTtaagtgtgtgtacctgttcaTTGCTGGGAAAGTTCTTCATGGCAGCAAGCACCTGCcggactacatttcccagcagGCTTAGTGGCATTTCCTGCGCCAGCTCCAGACTGGTCAGGTTGAACACGCAGGCAGTGGCCACCAGCTGCACGCTGGCCGAGTCAGAGTGCTTCTGCATTGCTGAGCACACCAACTAAAGAGCACAGGGTCACACTCAGACTGAGCACACCGACTACAGAGCCCAGGGTCACACCCAGACACCCGCCATCTCTCTACCACTACTGAAAGGTGAGTGACTTACTGACTGAAGTGATGACTTCTATGGAGAACCCTGATCCACAGACCTCAGGGCCGTTTATGTGTGATAACGCCCACAGTGCTATGACAGGCGGGCGTACAGGCAGAGCAACGGGCAGCCCTACCTTTAGGACCTCGGGCTGGGGGCCGACGTCCAGCTCGCTGATGAGGATGTGGAGGTGACGCAGCACCTCCTGCAGGAAGCTCTTCCTCTCTACGTACCTCCTCAGGGCCTCATTCACCTGCGCCAGGTTGTGCTCCCCAGTCACCTGCAcagtccatacacacacagcccagattCATCAGACAccgctgatctgagatcagctttgAATGCACACCCTAACAAACAGAAACTATACTACGTAAAAGTGACTGATCCTAGATCCATAATACAGGGCCTCCAAACTGTGGAGTTACAGgtttaaatgaaatgcatacatttagctgatgcttttatccaaagtgacttacaattttgacagagtacaacttgagcaattgaaggttaatggccttactcaggggcccaacagtggcagcttgaaccagcaaccttccaattacaagtcaagtaccttaaccactgagctaccactgccctataacaacaacaacaacaacaacaacaacaacaacaacaattattattattattattattattattattattattattaaagtgcTTTTCTTAAGGCCAAAGTACTATATAAATCCACTGCCTTTGCTGATTAACAAAACTACAAACTGTAATAAACACCTGGATCAATAAAGCCAGaatattcacaaaaatatcAGAAAGCCCActaagaatgttttaaaagaaacatttctcaTGCTGGATGGCTGGATACAAGTTTGAGCCTTTTGACTATGATCTTCTCCTAGAGACACAaggtcacaaacacacaaactccacaGAAGAGATCCCACCTTCAGACATCCTTCTCCAGACAGGAAGTTAGATCCTCCAGCGCCCGTGGCCAGCAGACCCAGAAAGCGCATCCCCGGCCGTGCCTCCACGAAGGCCTGCACAGTAGCGTCACTCACCCCCCTCCAACCAGACACGTCCAGGGACACCAACTCCTCCAGGGTGCCTGTGCGTTCCAGGAGCTGCCTGACCAGGCCCTCGCGGTCCGCCACCAGCCGGCTGTTGGAGACGTCCAGGTGCCTGAGGAGCTCCAGGCTGGTGAGGACGGAGAGGAGATCGGCGGCAGGCATGGCCAGTTTACGGAGCCCATGAACAGTGAGGGACCGCAGCCCAGCACGGAGGCTCCGCAGCGGGGCCAGGTCCGTAACAGACGTGCCGGAGATGTCTAGGCTCTCCAGGAGAGGGAGTGAGCAGATGTCTTCCAGCCCTGAGTCGTCCAGCTGCGTCCAGGCCACGCAGAGACACCGCAGGCCACGCAGAGCACTGAACCTTGGGCTGGGGTCTGAGGCGGCACTGAGGAGGTTCATGCCGATGACGGTCAGCCTCTGGAGCCCCTGTCGGCAGTCCTTATTGGACGAGAGGCCGTGGAGGATGTCTGAGACAGTGATGTCACCACCAAGGCAGGACGCATTGAGCTCCTGGAGGCGGTGCATGCAGAGAGCCTGGCGGAAGGCATCGGCGGAGAGGCAGGATGAGTGAAGCCATGCCCTCTTCAGGCGCAAGCGCTCCACATTCCGGAACACTCCGACAGTTCTGTCATCAAGCACTCCTTAGATGAagggaagaagaaagaagagaggaagaaagttACCTGAAGAACAAACTTCATGACAACATCAGAACAGAAGGCAAGCACGAAGTGGACCTGTAAAAGATGAGTAACAGAGTTCAGGTTTAAAAGGAATCTATTAGTGGCATTTGAGGCATGCCAATTAATAAATAACCGAGACGAGGGCGGGTGTAGCTCTGTCTCTCGGGAACATGACAGACCTGGCACTGAGGAATCTGCGAACCTGCAAGGTGAAGGTTAATGGGGGCGTGACGGGTGGGTGTGGCATGGGGGCGCGCAAGAGGGTGTGACGCGTAGGGGGCATGGCACTCACCCATGTCAGTCATGGCGTGTAGGAGGAGGTCAGAGAGCTCTTGAGGAAACACAGGGCAGGAGTAGAACTGCAGTGAGCCATCCTCACATACAGTGCACAGTGTCTCCAAGTTACGGCTCACCCAAGCCAGGCAGATGTCAGCCAGGGCCAGAGGGCTATCCTCATcctacacagatacacagacgcacagatgtatgcgcacacacgcgcaaactGTAATAATCTGTAATCACTGATCAGCCTCGTGTTGTCTCACCCGCTCTTTACGCCCTGGTCTTGAACTGAGCTGGCCGTAATAAGCAGAAAACGTCGCAGGGTTTGGATACTGTACACCCTTGAGTAAACTGTAACAATTGCATTTCTGAACTTATGACATAATTTAGTTATTATGTGCAAGCAGATCTAGTGGCACAGCACAACTGTAGGCGCTAACTCGGCCActttatcacacacaccctgaaggTTTTCAGTTCAGGTCTGCAGCCCAGCTACTGCCATGCTGTTTGCACTGCCCAGTCGCTGTCCCTTCACAGGTGGTCAGCTATTCCCAGCAGGACCAGAGTGACCTGATTGATAATACATCACTGCCTGAACACTTGTACAGGTGGTGACACTTACACATGTGAAAACCCCCAACAACAACGGCACTGCAGAAACGGACGATATCTGGTCAGAACCTGCCGTGTGACGAACAGTGTCGAGGGGTGTCCGACTGCCCGCAGGACAGCTGGCCAGAGCGAGCTTTTTATAGCGCGTGCCCACGGCAGCTTTGTCAAGCGTCTAATCTTAGATTATTTTATCATGCGTTTACAGAACACTTTAAGTGAACTCCTTGGGGGGAAAGTTAAGACATGCTTACATTTAGATGAGTGAAAAGCAAAAGACAGATAACTCACCATGAGTGACCCGGTCAGATTAGTTCAAATATCCAGAAAACTCTTTTAGTTTGGTTTGCCTTCCAGTTTTGGACTTGCTACGCAGATGTGGCATAAGTATCTGATCAAACACGCCCGACGGAGAATCACTGAGCACTAGCGCAAAACTCCAGACGTGTCGTTTTATTTCCGCGGGGAAATCCAATATGTCCTAACGGGAACAGTGCACAACTGAGCCCATACCGAAACCGGATCAGCGGCGCAAGGAAGCTCACATTTAAGTCATCGCGAGCTTTCCCGTAGTTCGCTTAGCGAGACGTCATACGTCACCGTGTCCGTTTCCCAGGCCAAAAGCAATGatgaataaatataacaacaagTATGccttgacaaaaataaataaatcaatagaTCAATAAATAAAACCCCCTTTATTATCACAATAACAGCTTCATGGATAAAGAATAAGGTATAATTAGCAGAGACGCTTCACGCTGGAATTTTTACcctaaacagtttaaaaaactttttaaactttaaaaagaaatagaTAAATGGTGATCTCGGCAGTTTAAAACACCCTGGAGCATTTGGGCACACAAGTAAATTGATAAAAAGATGATAGATAAAAGATTATAAAAATGTTCTAAACAGTCCAGGCCAGGTTTTATTTAGAGGAGAagtaaataacataaaaataccTTTGGGCCTTTACACATCTCTATGGTATTGTTACACCTGTACACATCCTTGTGGTACTGTTACACCATTACAGAGCCCTGTGTTTGACCCATTGACCCTACAAGTCCATAAGTGCCACACCCTCTTGTTCCCATCTGAGGTGCCACTCCCTGCCTGTGCTGGAAACATCTATTGCCTTCTTGTATTTTGCACTGTGTCAACAGTATAGTTTGTAGTATGACATGTACTTTATCAAATAAGTAAAAACTGACAGACTAAAGATTTGTAGATTAAAGGATATTTTTATGGGGGCGGCATGGAACACAAGCTGCCCTCCTGTTCAGGCCTTCTGTTAactccacccactcagacaccacagtgcTTTCCTGTAATTCTGTAATAATCTTAAACACAGATGGAGGGAAGTTAAACCACCAGGCGTGGATTATACGGAGTATGTCGGTGTGTTTAGAGTTTGTGTACTGTGGACCAGGGTCACAGGTGCAGGCTTCCTTAGTTCTGCACAACCTTGGGCGTTTAATCAGTAGAGCACCAACACAACGCAGTTTCCCGGACGAAATACTACCTttctgctcagtgtgtgttcttTTCGGCACAGTGTGCTTATTTCTGCACTTTGCTGATGTA
Encoded proteins:
- the si:ch1073-82l19.1 gene encoding protein zyg-11 homolog, whose translation is MDEDSPLALADICLAWVSRNLETLCTVCEDGSLQFYSCPVFPQELSDLLLHAMTDMGVLDDRTVGVFRNVERLRLKRAWLHSSCLSADAFRQALCMHRLQELNASCLGGDITVSDILHGLSSNKDCRQGLQRLTVIGMNLLSAASDPSPRFSALRGLRCLCVAWTQLDDSGLEDICSLPLLESLDISGTSVTDLAPLRSLRAGLRSLTVHGLRKLAMPAADLLSVLTSLELLRHLDVSNSRLVADREGLVRQLLERTGTLEELVSLDVSGWRGVSDATVQAFVEARPGMRFLGLLATGAGGSNFLSGEGCLKVTGEHNLAQVNEALRRYVERKSFLQEVLRHLHILISELDVGPQPEVLKLVCSAMQKHSDSASVQLVATACVFNLTSLELAQEMPLSLLGNVVRQVLAAMKNFPSNEQIQKNCLFSLCSDYVLQVVPFNRYETARQVIMSLASYDNETLQRICVAVVSLLVSKLGVEELAQFGGDEMIVKQLLSIVQQRASVGAVDSVLNFALTTLWNLTDERPYTCLLFLQCQGLELYMEVLETYIFEPSTQKKVLGLLNNLAEVEDLRGALLDEELLEYVVSVLSSPAVAVEVSYFAGGVLANLTSSRGPAWDLDTQLRDTILQELHASVLSWTPPDHVMVSYRSFQPFYPLLHHSQASGVQLWALWGIHLVCRHDVSQYSRILTVEGGLDTIRALTSDPHTHRDVQQLALNILTLVEPGATSTAEESVREEPCV